In a single window of the Niabella ginsenosidivorans genome:
- a CDS encoding MFS transporter yields MNKKLFPLALGGLGIGTTEFVIMGLLPDVAGSLGITIPVAGYLISAYALGVVIGAPLLVGMSSRFPPKKILIGLMILFTLFNGLSALSPGFYTLFLARFFSGLPHGAFFGVGTIVASRLAKEGKQAQAISMMFAGLTVANLAMVPLVTYIGHHLNWRYAFGVVAAIGAFTILFLQLWLPALPSQKTTSLKEDLQFLMTKKSWLIIAITAIGFGGLFAWFSYIAPLMTNVAGFSKNSMSAIMVLAGGGMVLGNLTGGYMADHMRPAKASAILLLLMVMALMIVFFFSGNQVTALILTFICGALSMSIGTPVNIMMIRSAKKSEMMAAAVMQAAFNIANSIGAFLGGIPLKQGYDYNYPSLVGAGLSFIGLGLCIIFIMRYQPVRVTPSKIKRAAVEPVIIPEGCEAGC; encoded by the coding sequence TACCTGATCTCAGCCTATGCGCTGGGTGTGGTGATCGGCGCGCCGCTGCTGGTAGGCATGTCTTCGCGGTTCCCGCCAAAAAAGATACTGATCGGGTTGATGATCCTGTTTACGTTATTCAATGGTCTTTCTGCCTTATCGCCCGGTTTTTATACCTTGTTCCTGGCCCGGTTTTTTTCCGGCCTGCCGCACGGGGCGTTCTTTGGGGTGGGCACTATTGTGGCATCGCGCCTGGCAAAAGAAGGAAAGCAGGCGCAGGCCATTTCTATGATGTTTGCCGGGCTAACCGTTGCCAATCTTGCAATGGTTCCATTGGTGACTTATATAGGGCACCACTTAAACTGGCGGTATGCGTTTGGCGTTGTTGCAGCAATTGGTGCATTTACCATCCTGTTTTTGCAACTTTGGCTGCCCGCTTTGCCCAGTCAGAAAACAACCAGCCTTAAAGAGGATCTGCAGTTTCTGATGACGAAAAAATCCTGGCTCATCATTGCCATAACGGCTATTGGCTTTGGCGGGTTGTTTGCCTGGTTTAGCTATATAGCACCGTTAATGACAAATGTTGCAGGGTTCAGCAAGAACTCCATGTCTGCTATTATGGTTCTTGCAGGGGGCGGTATGGTGCTGGGCAATCTGACAGGTGGTTATATGGCAGACCATATGCGCCCGGCAAAGGCATCGGCAATATTATTATTGCTGATGGTGATGGCACTGATGATCGTTTTCTTTTTTTCCGGCAACCAGGTGACCGCATTAATACTGACATTTATTTGCGGCGCCTTATCTATGTCCATTGGAACGCCTGTAAACATTATGATGATCCGTTCTGCAAAGAAATCGGAAATGATGGCCGCAGCAGTGATGCAGGCTGCCTTTAATATTGCCAATTCCATAGGCGCTTTCCTGGGCGGCATTCCGTTAAAGCAGGGCTATGATTATAATTATCCTTCATTGGTAGGGGCCGGTCTTTCGTTTATCGGCCTGGGGTTGTGTATTATTTTCATAATGCGGTATCAGCCTGTAAGAGTTACTCCTTCAAAAATAAAAAGGGCGGCTGTTGAGCCGGTTATCATTCCGGAAGGCTGCGAAGCGGGTTGTTGA